The Urbifossiella limnaea genome has a window encoding:
- a CDS encoding ABC transporter ATP-binding protein, which translates to MDTSAFNRLRDDFVKSPRARVAAAVGTVAAAFAYVALLVLLYLFVDLLVWKGEIPSYADLRPARKAAFAGEWMNRADADRADAVKRLGLPDASAARVAAAELKRAPTPTEWEWRWRAGAYLALRDRVNQEAADTYLPEAPAADTPDPATRAELGLLSLVVRERDRWTGRLAGWLARWNGWAWRPGADGSANDTYLAGLFVFGFGLALVRGVLLNAVAYAAAQVTIEAVTRLRRALYFHIFRLGSLAVRTSGPAEAAELVTGRVESAREAVESSLTAPYRFPLLFVLLLGLILSINFWLAVSCLLFALLVWLIGGQVAAYFRREARVGSRQSDAALSLLRESMGLMRLVKCYQMDRFNQSRVERQIAQAGRAGWRRYRGETLARPMLVAVALIAGVCLLYLAAWAVLAGDLTTPGLAVMAVALLSLAWPVAGWVDARRKRARGEEAAAAIFEFLDRRGEAAEAADAEFLPALTGRIEFRGVTLTEAGTGRKLLDDVSFAVPAGSKVAVVGSDPTETHALVYLLPRFLDPTTGEVRVEDRNIRWVTHESLRAQVAVVMQDDLVFTDTVANNIKCGDPGYTLPQVIEAAKLAHAHQFVERLPQGYETVIGGDGMSLTPGQRFRVALARALLRDPNVLVLEEPFGPVDEDTLALLDDTLERVAPNRTIFFLAHRLSTLRAVHRVFLLRHGKLEATGSHRDLWQNNDQYRRLQVLADATGETAALSETS; encoded by the coding sequence GTGGACACCTCGGCGTTCAACCGGCTGCGCGACGACTTCGTGAAATCCCCCCGCGCACGCGTCGCGGCCGCGGTCGGCACCGTCGCGGCCGCCTTCGCGTACGTCGCGCTCCTCGTCCTGCTCTACCTGTTCGTCGACCTTCTGGTCTGGAAGGGGGAAATCCCCTCCTACGCCGACCTCCGCCCCGCCCGCAAGGCCGCCTTCGCCGGCGAATGGATGAACCGCGCCGACGCGGACCGCGCCGACGCGGTCAAGCGTCTCGGCCTGCCGGACGCGAGCGCCGCCCGCGTCGCGGCCGCCGAGTTGAAGCGCGCCCCCACGCCGACCGAATGGGAGTGGCGGTGGCGGGCCGGGGCGTACCTCGCGCTCCGCGACCGGGTGAATCAGGAAGCCGCGGACACGTACCTGCCGGAGGCCCCCGCCGCGGACACACCCGACCCCGCCACTCGGGCCGAACTCGGGTTGCTCAGCCTCGTCGTCCGCGAGCGTGACCGGTGGACCGGCCGCCTCGCCGGCTGGCTGGCCCGGTGGAACGGCTGGGCGTGGAGGCCGGGTGCCGACGGTTCGGCCAATGATACGTACCTCGCCGGCCTGTTCGTGTTCGGGTTCGGGCTGGCGCTGGTTCGCGGCGTGCTACTGAACGCCGTCGCTTATGCGGCCGCGCAGGTGACAATCGAAGCGGTGACCAGGCTGCGGCGCGCACTGTACTTCCACATCTTCCGTCTCGGGTCGCTGGCCGTGCGCACGTCCGGCCCCGCGGAAGCCGCCGAACTCGTGACCGGTCGGGTGGAGTCGGCCCGCGAGGCGGTCGAGTCGTCGCTGACGGCCCCGTACCGCTTCCCACTACTGTTCGTGCTGCTGCTCGGGCTCATCCTGAGCATCAACTTCTGGCTCGCCGTCAGTTGCCTGCTGTTCGCCCTGCTGGTCTGGCTGATCGGCGGGCAGGTGGCGGCGTACTTCCGCCGCGAGGCCCGCGTCGGCAGCCGGCAGTCGGACGCCGCCCTGTCCCTGCTCCGCGAGAGCATGGGGCTCATGCGGCTGGTGAAGTGCTACCAGATGGACCGGTTCAACCAGTCGCGGGTGGAGCGGCAGATCGCCCAGGCCGGCCGCGCGGGCTGGCGCCGCTACCGCGGCGAGACGTTGGCGCGGCCGATGCTCGTGGCCGTCGCCCTCATCGCCGGCGTGTGCCTCCTCTACCTCGCGGCGTGGGCCGTCCTCGCCGGCGACCTCACGACGCCCGGCCTGGCGGTGATGGCGGTCGCGCTGCTGTCGCTGGCGTGGCCGGTGGCCGGGTGGGTGGACGCCCGCCGCAAGCGCGCCCGGGGTGAGGAGGCGGCCGCGGCGATCTTCGAGTTCCTCGACCGCCGGGGGGAAGCCGCCGAGGCCGCCGACGCCGAGTTCCTCCCCGCCCTGACCGGCCGCATCGAGTTCCGCGGCGTCACGCTCACAGAGGCCGGCACCGGAAGGAAACTCCTCGACGACGTGAGTTTCGCCGTGCCCGCCGGCAGCAAGGTGGCCGTCGTCGGCTCCGACCCCACGGAGACGCACGCCCTGGTGTACCTGCTGCCGCGGTTCCTCGACCCCACGACCGGCGAGGTGCGGGTCGAGGACCGGAACATCAGGTGGGTGACGCACGAGTCGCTGCGGGCGCAGGTCGCCGTCGTGATGCAGGACGACCTCGTGTTCACCGACACGGTGGCCAATAACATCAAGTGCGGCGACCCCGGGTACACGCTGCCGCAGGTCATCGAGGCGGCGAAGCTGGCCCACGCCCACCAGTTCGTGGAACGGCTGCCGCAGGGGTACGAGACGGTGATCGGCGGCGACGGGATGAGCCTCACCCCGGGCCAGCGGTTCCGCGTCGCCCTGGCCCGGGCGCTGCTCCGCGACCCGAACGTGCTCGTGCTCGAGGAGCCGTTCGGCCCCGTGGACGAGGACACGCTCGCCCTGCTGGACGACACGCTGGAGCGCGTCGCGCCGAACCGCACGATCTTCTTCCTGGCCCACCGCCTCTCCACGCTGCGTGCCGTTCACCGCGTGTTCCTGCTGAGGCACGGCAAGCTCGAAGCGACCGGCAGCCACCGCGACCTGTGGCAGAACAACGACCAGTACCGCCGCCTCCAGGTGCTCGCCGACGCGACCGGCGAGACGGCGGCACTGTCCGAGACGAGTTGA
- a CDS encoding 3'(2'),5'-bisphosphate nucleotidase CysQ family protein, producing MRSPLDMGREVSAALDAADLAADLIRREYRTFVAVPDAPVSISTHVDKASQDVILEFLHAQFPADALCAEESTAGLAKVAHRGQRVWVVDPIDGTRGFAKKTGQFSVMIGLLIDGEPVVGVVSEPAQDRTTYAWVGGGCWTMVADGTSVRCHVSRRALRDAVLTQSWSKPGQPSRPVRALAPAGVVETYSGGVKLAQVARGDADVYANVYETFFDWDICAGHVLVTEAGGRVTDLSGGPVHYAADRFAQTRGLLATNGLFHDEAVRALAAVPE from the coding sequence ATGCGTTCGCCACTGGACATGGGCCGCGAGGTGTCGGCCGCGCTCGACGCCGCCGACCTCGCCGCCGACCTCATCCGCCGCGAGTACCGCACGTTCGTAGCCGTCCCCGACGCCCCGGTGTCGATCAGCACGCACGTCGACAAGGCCTCGCAGGACGTGATTCTGGAGTTCCTGCACGCGCAGTTCCCGGCCGACGCCCTGTGTGCCGAGGAGAGCACCGCCGGGCTGGCGAAGGTGGCGCACCGGGGGCAGCGCGTGTGGGTCGTGGACCCCATCGACGGCACCCGCGGGTTTGCCAAGAAGACCGGCCAGTTCTCGGTGATGATCGGCCTGTTGATCGACGGCGAACCCGTGGTCGGCGTTGTGAGCGAGCCGGCGCAGGACCGTACGACGTACGCGTGGGTCGGCGGCGGCTGCTGGACGATGGTGGCGGACGGCACCTCGGTGCGCTGCCACGTGAGCAGGCGGGCGCTACGCGACGCGGTGCTGACGCAGAGTTGGTCGAAGCCGGGACAGCCGAGCCGGCCGGTGCGGGCGCTGGCGCCGGCGGGTGTGGTCGAAACCTACTCCGGCGGCGTGAAGCTGGCCCAGGTCGCTCGGGGCGACGCCGACGTGTACGCGAACGTGTACGAGACGTTCTTCGACTGGGACATCTGCGCCGGCCACGTGCTCGTGACCGAGGCCGGCGGCCGCGTCACGGATTTGAGCGGCGGCCCGGTGCACTACGCCGCCGACCGCTTCGCCCAGACCCGCGGCCTGCTGGCGACGAACGGCCTGTTCCACGACGAGGCCGTGCGGGCGCTGGCGGCCGTGCCGGAATGA
- a CDS encoding PQQ-binding-like beta-propeller repeat protein — protein MTTRRGVRATALTAAVLVVLGASGYVVHRAGVFTRWFARDTENAAEIEQLRHAPPAAPRAAVGGGWPQFLGPNRDGHAPAGPFRTDWEKRPPEKLWSAPVGGGYSSFAVVGGKLYTQDRQGSSERVVCLDAATGASVWEHTYPASYDGIGFDAGPRATPTVDGDRVYTVGASGLMHCLEAAPGQAPRVVWKHDLPGEFNGRTPQWGYACSPLLDGDTVVVQPGGRKGSVAAFDRATGLIRWTAGTNPAGYSSPSVATVQGVRAVFALTGDTLLCLRSDGTLMGSYPWPTQHQGNIATPLVLDDYVFISAAYGTGCALLRLKPDADRLRLEPVYSKRNKPLRTHHGTAVAVGRHLYAFDGTNDEARLVCFSLIDGATVEGWEAPRVRNGKIVAVGGYLVILTQTGDLILVQATPDEYRPVATVPLGFSGHQNWALPVVADGRLYVRGPDRIECFNVAP, from the coding sequence ATGACGACACGTCGCGGCGTCCGCGCCACCGCCCTCACCGCCGCCGTCCTGGTGGTGCTCGGGGCCAGCGGGTACGTCGTGCACCGGGCCGGCGTGTTCACCCGCTGGTTCGCCCGGGACACCGAGAACGCTGCGGAAATCGAGCAACTCCGCCACGCCCCGCCGGCCGCGCCGCGGGCCGCGGTCGGCGGCGGGTGGCCGCAGTTCCTCGGCCCCAACCGCGACGGCCACGCCCCCGCCGGCCCCTTCCGCACGGACTGGGAGAAGCGGCCGCCCGAGAAGCTGTGGTCGGCCCCGGTCGGCGGGGGGTACTCGTCGTTCGCCGTCGTCGGCGGCAAGCTCTACACGCAGGACCGGCAGGGGAGTTCCGAACGTGTGGTCTGCCTCGACGCGGCCACGGGGGCGAGCGTGTGGGAGCACACCTACCCCGCGAGCTACGACGGCATCGGCTTCGACGCCGGCCCGCGCGCGACGCCGACGGTGGACGGCGACCGGGTCTACACGGTCGGTGCGAGCGGCCTGATGCACTGCCTTGAGGCGGCCCCCGGGCAGGCGCCGCGCGTGGTGTGGAAGCACGACCTGCCGGGGGAGTTCAACGGCCGCACGCCGCAGTGGGGCTACGCCTGCTCGCCGCTCCTCGACGGCGACACCGTCGTCGTCCAGCCAGGCGGGCGGAAGGGGTCGGTGGCGGCGTTCGACCGGGCAACGGGCCTCATCCGCTGGACCGCGGGCACGAATCCGGCCGGGTACAGCTCGCCGAGCGTGGCCACCGTCCAAGGCGTGCGGGCCGTGTTCGCGCTGACCGGCGACACGCTTCTCTGCCTCCGTTCCGACGGCACGCTGATGGGGAGCTACCCGTGGCCGACGCAGCACCAGGGGAACATCGCCACCCCGCTGGTGCTCGACGACTACGTGTTCATCTCCGCGGCCTATGGCACCGGCTGCGCCCTGCTGCGGCTGAAGCCGGATGCCGACCGCCTGCGGCTGGAGCCGGTGTACAGCAAGCGGAACAAGCCGCTGCGGACGCACCACGGCACCGCCGTCGCCGTCGGCCGCCACCTGTACGCCTTCGACGGCACGAACGACGAGGCGCGGCTCGTCTGCTTCAGCCTTATCGACGGCGCCACGGTCGAGGGGTGGGAGGCGCCCCGGGTGCGGAACGGGAAGATCGTCGCCGTCGGCGGCTACCTGGTGATCCTCACGCAGACCGGTGACCTGATCCTGGTGCAGGCGACTCCCGACGAGTACCGTCCCGTGGCGACGGTACCGCTGGGCTTCTCGGGGCATCAGAACTGGGCGCTGCCGGTGGTGGCGGACGGACGCCTTTACGTGCGCGGGCCGGACCGCATCGAGTGCTTCAACGTGGCGCCGTGA
- the hemL gene encoding glutamate-1-semialdehyde 2,1-aminomutase encodes MNRTKSAAAHARAQKVIPGGVNSPARAFGGVGGIPITIARGRGAYLTDIDGNDYLDFIGSWGPMILGHAHPAVLEAVIAATHDGSSFGAPSEPETELAELVVEAIPSVEMVRFVSSGTEAAMSAVRLARGFTGRDLIVKFAGCYHGHVDSLLVSAGSSALTLGVPNSPGVPKGCTADTLVLRYNDVVGLREVFAAKGDAIAGVMLEPVVGNMGLVLPSPEFRAELRRLTRHHGALLVYDEVMTGFRLAYGGAQELLGDDPDVTVLGKIIGGGFPVGAYAGRADVMKKIMPAGPVFQAGTLSGNPVAMAAGIATLKQLTADPPYSRLDRMGQQLEAGLRAAAADAGVPVQLNRVGSMWTLFFAATPVTDFDTAKTADAKRFARFFWAMMDRGVYLPCSQFEAAFLSAAMTDADVARTIQAARAALAEVAA; translated from the coding sequence ATGAACCGGACGAAGAGTGCGGCGGCCCACGCGCGGGCGCAGAAGGTGATCCCCGGCGGCGTGAACAGCCCGGCGCGGGCGTTCGGCGGCGTCGGCGGCATCCCCATTACCATCGCCCGCGGGCGCGGGGCGTACCTCACCGACATCGACGGCAACGACTACCTCGACTTCATCGGCTCGTGGGGGCCAATGATCCTGGGCCACGCCCACCCCGCCGTGCTGGAAGCCGTCATCGCCGCGACACACGACGGCAGCAGCTTCGGCGCCCCGAGCGAGCCCGAGACGGAACTCGCCGAGTTGGTCGTCGAGGCGATCCCGTCCGTGGAGATGGTGCGGTTCGTGTCGAGCGGCACGGAAGCGGCGATGAGCGCCGTAAGGCTCGCGCGCGGGTTCACCGGCCGCGACCTGATCGTGAAGTTCGCCGGCTGCTACCACGGGCACGTCGATTCGCTGCTGGTGTCGGCCGGGTCGAGCGCCCTGACGCTCGGCGTGCCGAACAGCCCCGGCGTGCCGAAGGGCTGCACCGCCGACACACTCGTGCTGCGCTACAACGACGTGGTCGGCCTCCGCGAGGTGTTCGCGGCGAAGGGCGACGCCATCGCCGGCGTCATGCTCGAACCGGTCGTCGGCAACATGGGGCTGGTGCTGCCGTCGCCCGAGTTCCGCGCCGAGCTGCGCCGCCTGACGCGGCACCACGGCGCGCTGCTCGTCTACGACGAGGTGATGACCGGCTTCCGCCTCGCCTACGGTGGCGCCCAGGAACTTCTCGGCGACGACCCCGACGTGACAGTGCTCGGCAAAATCATCGGCGGCGGCTTCCCCGTCGGGGCGTATGCCGGCCGTGCCGACGTGATGAAGAAGATCATGCCGGCCGGCCCCGTGTTCCAGGCCGGCACCCTGAGCGGCAACCCGGTGGCGATGGCCGCCGGCATCGCCACCCTGAAGCAGTTGACGGCCGATCCGCCGTACTCGCGGCTCGACCGGATGGGCCAGCAACTCGAAGCCGGCCTCCGTGCCGCGGCCGCCGACGCCGGAGTGCCGGTGCAGCTGAACCGCGTCGGCAGCATGTGGACGCTGTTCTTCGCCGCAACGCCCGTGACCGACTTCGACACCGCGAAGACGGCCGACGCGAAGCGGTTCGCCCGCTTCTTCTGGGCGATGATGGACCGCGGCGTGTACCTGCCGTGCAGCCAGTTCGAGGCCGCGTTCCTCTCCGCGGCGATGACCGACGCCGACGTGGCCCGCACGATTCAGGCGGCGCGCGCGGCGCTGGCCGAGGTCGCGGCGTGA
- a CDS encoding serine/threonine protein kinase, with the protein MLIGQQIGPFTIERELGSGAMGTVYMARYQKSEGQVRQVALKVVALGLLGNEGAMARFERESAILKQLRHPHIVRLLATGTYKKTPFIAMEFVDGEPLDRVLARRGRLGWEEVVTYGKHLCLALQHAHEKGIIHRDLKPSNLMVTTDGVLKLTDFGIAKDQDVTALTGMNSTIGTAAYMSPEQCKGDRNLTAKSDLYSLGVVFFELLTGRKPFTADTTVDMFLKHVHEKPPRLGKLLQDLPPKFEALILQLLEKDKDQRPIDAAWVGRMLAEIEDDATARKSAGLEAANARKIDRPRGAEAAPITEEDREAARALKGKTKKKRKAKAVPLLQQKWLHAAAILVALGGLATGAYFLMRPPSADALYAPVERLAAQKGRGEATPDARIEAATAYLKPHGDTPGERTDTAAALFRAGWVEKREGIFANRFRKANLRDNPGDGDDGDAYAATMAAIKAEKDGQLPVATEYWTKVRGRFPAEAKLPYTFDDEPLNKARWGWVADKRLKDIEAARKLLPELHKKIAEHRRFELPTPFDKDSPESLAVRALRLEAFGDREKAARWWDAAIGLAEKEPDLNTWFLLASQQRAAIPRGAADGGLAERQKLVSQKLAELGQTQTEAQAGSETVKWIAVRATARELVELYDDETDTAVVAAREKARSILTAAEGKR; encoded by the coding sequence ATGCTGATCGGGCAGCAGATCGGCCCGTTCACCATCGAGCGGGAGCTCGGCAGCGGTGCCATGGGCACCGTCTACATGGCCCGCTACCAGAAGAGCGAGGGCCAGGTTCGGCAGGTCGCCCTCAAGGTCGTCGCCCTCGGCCTGCTCGGCAACGAAGGCGCGATGGCCCGCTTCGAGCGCGAGTCGGCGATCCTCAAGCAACTCCGGCACCCGCACATCGTCCGCCTGCTCGCCACCGGCACGTACAAGAAGACGCCGTTCATCGCCATGGAGTTCGTCGACGGCGAGCCGCTCGACCGCGTCCTGGCCCGCCGCGGCCGGCTGGGGTGGGAGGAGGTCGTCACCTACGGCAAGCACCTGTGCCTGGCCCTCCAGCACGCGCACGAGAAGGGGATCATCCACCGCGACCTGAAGCCGTCGAACCTGATGGTGACCACGGACGGCGTGCTGAAGCTCACCGACTTCGGCATCGCCAAGGACCAGGACGTGACCGCCCTGACCGGCATGAACAGCACGATCGGCACGGCCGCGTACATGTCGCCGGAGCAGTGCAAGGGCGACCGCAACCTCACCGCCAAGTCCGACCTGTACTCACTCGGCGTCGTCTTCTTCGAGCTCCTGACCGGCCGCAAGCCGTTCACCGCGGACACGACCGTGGACATGTTCCTCAAACACGTCCACGAGAAGCCGCCGCGGCTCGGCAAGCTGTTGCAAGACCTGCCGCCGAAGTTCGAGGCGCTGATCCTGCAACTGCTGGAGAAGGACAAGGACCAGCGGCCGATCGACGCCGCGTGGGTGGGGCGGATGCTGGCCGAGATCGAGGACGATGCCACGGCCCGCAAGAGCGCCGGCCTCGAGGCCGCCAACGCCCGCAAGATCGACCGCCCGCGCGGCGCCGAGGCGGCGCCGATCACGGAGGAGGACCGCGAGGCCGCCCGCGCGCTGAAGGGGAAGACGAAGAAGAAACGGAAGGCGAAGGCGGTGCCGCTGCTCCAGCAGAAGTGGCTCCACGCCGCCGCCATTCTGGTGGCCCTTGGTGGGCTCGCTACCGGGGCGTATTTCCTGATGCGGCCGCCGTCGGCCGACGCGCTGTACGCCCCGGTCGAGCGGCTGGCCGCGCAGAAGGGCCGCGGCGAGGCCACGCCCGACGCCCGCATCGAGGCCGCCACCGCCTACTTGAAGCCTCACGGCGACACGCCCGGCGAACGGACCGACACCGCGGCCGCGCTCTTCCGGGCCGGCTGGGTCGAGAAGCGAGAGGGGATCTTCGCCAACCGCTTCCGCAAGGCGAACCTCCGCGACAACCCCGGCGACGGCGACGACGGGGACGCCTACGCCGCGACGATGGCGGCCATCAAGGCCGAGAAGGACGGCCAGCTGCCCGTGGCGACCGAGTACTGGACGAAGGTCCGGGGTAGATTCCCCGCCGAGGCCAAGCTGCCGTACACCTTCGACGACGAGCCGCTGAACAAGGCCCGCTGGGGCTGGGTGGCCGACAAGCGGCTCAAGGACATCGAGGCGGCCCGGAAGCTCCTCCCGGAGCTACACAAGAAGATCGCCGAGCACCGGCGGTTCGAGCTGCCCACGCCGTTCGACAAGGACAGCCCCGAATCGCTGGCCGTGCGGGCGCTGCGGCTCGAAGCCTTCGGCGACAGGGAGAAGGCGGCCCGGTGGTGGGACGCGGCCATCGGGCTGGCCGAGAAGGAGCCGGACCTCAATACCTGGTTCCTTCTCGCGTCGCAGCAGCGGGCGGCCATCCCGAGGGGCGCCGCGGACGGCGGTCTGGCCGAGCGACAGAAACTCGTGTCGCAGAAGCTCGCCGAACTCGGGCAAACCCAGACCGAGGCCCAGGCCGGCAGCGAGACGGTGAAGTGGATCGCGGTGCGGGCCACGGCCCGCGAGTTGGTCGAACTTTACGACGACGAGACGGACACGGCGGTCGTCGCGGCCCGGGAAAAAGCCCGGAGCATCCTGACGGCCGCCGAGGGGAAACGATGA
- the nadB gene encoding L-aspartate oxidase, whose amino-acid sequence MSAANRYLVSFDARTTFHRFTDVLVIGAGIAGLRAALEVPPDLSVLVVTKDRVTESNSSYAQGGIAGVLSPEDTFDNHVEDTLVAGDGLCDRAVVELVVREAPAEIDQLVRWGTKFDLKDGALALTREGGHSHRRIVHALGDATGFEMMRAVIATARSAQNVTIWDDTFTVDLLTADGRCCGAVVSHPIFGKLLIAAKQVILAAGGCGMVYRETTNPPVATGDGMAAAYRAGAELRDMEFMQFHPTVLYVAGSARSLVSEAVRGEGAFLRDVSGERFMPAEDARAELAPRDVVARAIFRTMERTLHPNVYLDLSHLDPAMVRTRFPGFDRVCRGFGLDITTDRIPVRPGAHYMVGGVSVDADGRTTLPGLWAAGEVTSSGLHGANRLASNSLIEGLVFGASCGRGAAAAARAMPAGLHAPDVRATIAADDPTDRLDVADLTNALRALMVRNMGIVRTASRLKEARRDVGFWCRYALGREFATKSGWELQNLLTVARLMIDAALARDESRGTHFRSDFPARDDTRWGLRHVTSPSPVLTE is encoded by the coding sequence ATGTCCGCCGCGAACCGCTACCTGGTCTCGTTCGACGCCCGCACCACGTTCCACCGCTTCACCGACGTACTGGTGATCGGGGCCGGCATCGCCGGCCTCCGCGCCGCGCTCGAGGTGCCGCCCGACCTGTCGGTGCTGGTCGTCACCAAGGACCGCGTCACCGAGAGCAACAGTTCGTACGCCCAGGGCGGCATCGCCGGCGTGCTCTCGCCCGAGGACACCTTCGACAACCACGTCGAGGACACGCTCGTCGCCGGCGACGGGCTGTGCGACCGGGCCGTCGTCGAACTCGTGGTGCGCGAGGCGCCCGCGGAGATCGACCAACTCGTCCGCTGGGGCACGAAGTTCGACCTGAAGGACGGGGCGCTCGCCCTCACCCGCGAGGGCGGGCACAGCCACCGCCGCATCGTCCACGCCCTCGGCGACGCCACCGGCTTCGAAATGATGCGGGCCGTCATCGCCACCGCCCGCTCGGCTCAGAACGTCACCATCTGGGACGACACCTTCACCGTCGACCTGCTCACCGCCGACGGCCGCTGCTGCGGGGCGGTCGTGTCTCACCCCATCTTCGGCAAGCTGCTCATCGCGGCGAAGCAGGTGATCCTCGCCGCCGGCGGGTGCGGCATGGTGTACCGCGAGACGACGAACCCGCCGGTGGCCACGGGCGACGGCATGGCCGCCGCGTACCGGGCCGGCGCGGAGCTGCGCGACATGGAATTCATGCAGTTTCACCCGACGGTGCTGTACGTCGCCGGGTCGGCGCGGTCGCTGGTGAGCGAGGCGGTCCGCGGCGAGGGGGCGTTCCTCCGGGACGTGTCCGGCGAGCGGTTCATGCCCGCCGAGGACGCGCGGGCGGAGTTGGCCCCGCGCGACGTGGTGGCCCGCGCCATCTTCCGCACGATGGAGCGGACGCTCCACCCGAACGTGTACCTCGACCTGTCGCACCTCGACCCGGCGATGGTGCGGACGCGCTTCCCCGGGTTCGACCGCGTGTGCCGCGGCTTCGGCCTGGACATCACCACCGACCGCATCCCGGTCCGCCCCGGGGCGCACTACATGGTCGGCGGCGTCAGCGTGGACGCCGACGGCCGCACGACGCTGCCGGGGCTGTGGGCCGCGGGCGAGGTGACGAGCAGCGGCCTGCACGGGGCGAACCGACTGGCGTCGAACAGCCTGATCGAGGGGCTCGTGTTCGGCGCGAGCTGCGGCCGGGGCGCGGCCGCGGCGGCGCGGGCGATGCCGGCGGGGCTGCACGCCCCGGACGTGCGCGCGACCATCGCCGCCGACGACCCGACGGACCGGCTCGACGTGGCCGACCTGACGAACGCCCTGCGGGCGCTGATGGTGCGGAACATGGGGATCGTCCGCACGGCATCGCGGTTGAAGGAGGCCCGCCGCGACGTGGGGTTCTGGTGCCGCTACGCCCTCGGCCGCGAGTTCGCCACGAAGTCCGGCTGGGAGTTGCAGAACCTCCTGACCGTGGCCCGACTGATGATCGACGCGGCACTCGCGCGCGACGAGTCGCGCGGCACCCACTTCCGCAGCGACTTCCCCGCCCGTGACGACACCCGCTGGGGACTACGGCACG